TCACTCACGGTCGTGTGCCCGAAGCCGTAGTTGTGGGGGAGCCGGGCATCGGCAGTCCAGTCAGAGCCAAAAATTGGCAGGCCATCAACCTCGAGCCGGTGCTCCCACACGGATTCGGCAGATGCCATAACCATCCGGGTCGCTAGCTTCTTGGTAGCCCGGTTGGCGGGCGAATCCCCGGGCAGGCGCACGGCGACATCGGCAAGATAGCGCATCAGGATGCCCTTAAACAGGCCACCGTCACCGTCACCGGTCTCCCAATCCACAACGCCAGACGGAGTCGCCATCCCGGAGGCAATAGCCTGCACCAGGCCACGGATTTTAATGATGTAGCTCATCATCTCGGAGGCCAGCTCGGCCTCGTAGACGTTGTCGATCTGCTCCAGCTTGCCGATGCTCGATTCCTCCCGCATCGCCAACACAATCTCCAGGCACGCCCCCAGCATCACGCCTTGGCAATAGGGGTGGACTTGTTTGACGATCTCGGGGCCATCCATGCGCATGCGCACGCCGTCCATGATGAAGCCATCCTCATTGACCAAATTGTCGTAGACCCAGTCAACGATGCGGCGAGCCGCGGTGATATCTCCCATCCGCGCGAGCATGATGGCTCCGGGCCCGTTAGCCGGCACATTCATGAAGTTCTCGCCATCGCGCCACGGCAATATCCCCAGCGAGTCATCGAGGCCCTCGGCGATATTGCGCTGCAAAGACGCCAACGCCTTGGGTGGTTTCATCTTCTTCACCTCGCCCACACGCCCGAAGGCAAGCGCGAGCCAGGCCTTGTCATCAAAGTACTTATTCTTGGTCAGCTGCGTCAGGTTCCGGACGCGAATCCCGCGCGTGGTGTCAAGGATGCGCTGGCGGAGGACCTTGGTGTTCTTCCGCTCCGCGGCATCGACGAGGCAGTCGAGGTAGTGCGCTTGCCACCAGTAATGCCAGTGCACGAGGAGCTTTTCTTTCGTGGTGGGCGGCCAGCTGACGATGGCGAGGTTGGTTCGCGGCAGGCCCCATACGGA
The window above is part of the Corynebacterium accolens genome. Proteins encoded here:
- a CDS encoding glycoside hydrolase family 76 protein, producing the protein MEEKWAHRAELAETAIDERHAHSVWGLPRTNLAIVSWPPTTKEKLLVHWHYWWQAHYLDCLVDAAERKNTKVLRQRILDTTRGIRVRNLTQLTKNKYFDDKAWLALAFGRVGEVKKMKPPKALASLQRNIAEGLDDSLGILPWRDGENFMNVPANGPGAIMLARMGDITAARRIVDWVYDNLVNEDGFIMDGVRMRMDGPEIVKQVHPYCQGVMLGACLEIVLAMREESSIGKLEQIDNVYEAELASEMMSYIIKIRGLVQAIASGMATPSGVVDWETGDGDGGLFKGILMRYLADVAVRLPGDSPANRATKKLATRMVMASAESVWEHRLEVDGLPIFGSDWTADARLPHNYGFGHTTVSEKMGIIRVDERDLSVQLSGWMLLEACARVTRDLHEKSGRA